AAACTTAGTTAAGGAAATGCTCAGACATACTCTAATTTTAGCAGCTATGTTAGGGACGATTGCAATTATACGCAAGATAACAGGTGAAGCTAGAGTTGATGGTTTAGATATTATCAAACTTATGCTGATTCCCATTCGCCAAATGCTAATCGGACCCTTTGTGAGTTTAAGTATGTTTTTCTATCGTCCTGCTCAAACTCTGCTAAATTTGAAAGGAGAATTATTAGTTTTTATACCTCTATGTATTTTAGGTTTTACATTACTTTTGTCTAATCTAAAAATTGAAGCAGAAGACAATAAAACTGAAGATGATTTGCCTATTTTATCACCGATTAAAAAGTTAGCATTTTTGGGGTTAGCGTTATTAATTTTATCTTATCCTTTATTTTTTACCGTTGCAGCCACTGAAATTAATGGCCGTAATTCGCGGGTTCATATGACAGCAGCATTAGGAGCTTCAATCCTCATTGGTTTGTTCTGTTATCTAATTATTAATCTCTGCCATAATAATAACTTGGCAAAAAATCTCGCTAATACAAGTTTAGCTGTATTGTTCTCCTTAATATTAGGATTTGGCTTAATCGTACAGCAAGAAAATCAGAAAACCTGGGAATACCAACGAGCTTTTTGGACTGATATTGTACATCTTGCTCCAGATATTGAACCAGACACAATAATTTTAGTTGATAGCCCTCATTTAAACACTGGGAAACATCTACACTCTTTTATTGAGTGGGGTGTACCTATGACATTGAGACAAATTTATCAATTTCCAAAAACATGGGAACGTCTGGATGAATTACCTCAAAGTGAAGATAAACCTAGATGGTATTTTTGGCAGAAGTACACACTTTATCCTAAAGTATATAGGTTGAGTGTTAACTGGCAGGACACAATAGTAAATCAAGGTAAATTTGATTTTAACCCTAATAGCAAAGCATTTGATTATTTTCTACAATGGGAATTACCTCGCCTTATTGACAGTCATAATATTATTTTGTTGCAGGAACAGAATGGAAAATTATTCCGTAGAACTGAGCCTTTGAAAATTGCCAATCAAATCTTTAATTTTAAACCCATTTCTGAGTCAACACTTGATTTTGAAAAAGGTGCTTTATATAGTTCCTTGATTAAACCAGATGATGAACTTTCTCCTAGTTATTTTGATAGTAAGATTGTGCTGACTCCCAAAGAAAAGAAATTAGAAGAATTGGGAATAACAACAAATTTTTTGAATTGATGTTGTTATAGAAATTTATTAAAAGTGGGAAATCAATATGACCAAAGAAACAATAATTATGCTAAATTAATAGAAATCAATCATTTAGGGATGTAACAATGTTGAATTTTTTCAGTGATTCTGAAGCTAAGAATGACTTAGATAAGTCATTTTATGCGGTTACTACACCATTTTTATTTTTGATTCTTGGGATATTTGCTATATCTTCCACTGCTATTTTTATCAAACTTGCACTTAATGAACTAAGCGTAGAAGCTATAATTTTTGATCGTTTATTGATTGCTACAATCACATTTGTTTGTGGGAATTTAGTTTCACATCTTTGGAAATCTCCAACGGATAATGATAATGATACTATTTCTCCAACAGCAAAGGAAGCTAATCAAATAAATTGGATTATTGTCGGTTTGATGATACTAGAGAGTATCACTCATTTAACAGGACGCTATATATGTGGGCATTACAAAACACTACTGCGGTGAATGCTCTGACTTTATCCAACTTCACACCAATTTTCACATTCTTAGTGGCTTGGTTATTTATTGGTAAGCAGTTTGATCGCCGTTTTTTGATGGGATTAGCGATTGCTGTAGGAGGAAGCATTTGCTTAACCCTAGAAGATTGGTTACATTCAGAAAATCAATTATTTGAAATAAAGGCAATACTAGGAGATGGAGCAGCCTTATTGTCTGCTATGGTTTATGCTTTAGCTATGTTACAGATGGAAAAATTGCTAAGATATTTACCAAATATCACTTTTTTAACATGGCGTTGTATTATTAGTTTGATTTTGATTACACCATTTGTATGGATTAAAGGTGATTCAATTTTTCCTAGCACTACTACAGGATGGTTAGCAATTTTAGGTTTAGGATTAATTTGTGAAGTAATTG
The window above is part of the Dolichospermum sp. DET69 genome. Proteins encoded here:
- a CDS encoding DMT family transporter, with the translated sequence MWALQNTTAVNALTLSNFTPIFTFLVAWLFIGKQFDRRFLMGLAIAVGGSICLTLEDWLHSENQLFEIKAILGDGAALLSAMVYALAMLQMEKLLRYLPNITFLTWRCIISLILITPFVWIKGDSIFPSTTTGWLAILGLGLICEVIARSLITYSFKHFSSTFLTIFFLIEPFPVAFFAWIFVGEFLSPFNVMGFVLIAVGIYLAKTGKGSDRDND